A single region of the Thermoanaerobaculum aquaticum genome encodes:
- a CDS encoding L,D-transpeptidase family protein, with product MLTEVVGFSFGPAAGLCRRPLFLALVVLALGCGSRPAPPAVEPARTAVKKAISELRASQPQSARMLERLLADAESITAFEREAPFWDHTPGRTEAAWLRLAKLASVTVREKRERQLAARQQFEQVFAKATNELSRAQQELSETGMGRREAAAFQRAKGALGRAQALARLGQWGEASDLARAAISDLAIVHREFGALHARFSDPNLRRQWRDWVEQTLRESREQGIVVIIVDKLKRRLSVYRDGTLLASFPAELGANGLRPKQHAGDRATPEGRYKVVQKKQGAATKYYKALLINYPNDQDRARFLQARSQGKIPWRAGIGSLIEIHGDGGEGRDWTDGCVALRNADMDKVFAWAQVGTPVTIVGTYEH from the coding sequence GTGCTAACTGAAGTGGTAGGGTTTTCCTTCGGGCCGGCGGCAGGCTTATGCCGCCGGCCCCTCTTTTTGGCGCTGGTGGTGTTGGCGCTGGGCTGCGGGTCTCGCCCGGCGCCGCCGGCGGTGGAGCCTGCCCGAACGGCCGTCAAAAAGGCCATTTCCGAGCTGCGCGCCAGCCAGCCGCAATCTGCGAGGATGCTGGAGCGGCTGCTGGCCGATGCTGAAAGCATCACTGCTTTTGAGCGGGAGGCCCCGTTCTGGGACCACACCCCCGGTCGAACAGAAGCGGCTTGGTTGCGTCTTGCCAAGTTGGCCTCGGTGACGGTGCGGGAAAAGCGAGAAAGGCAGCTTGCCGCTCGCCAGCAGTTCGAGCAGGTCTTCGCCAAAGCCACCAACGAGCTCTCTCGCGCCCAGCAGGAGCTTTCCGAAACCGGCATGGGCCGGCGCGAGGCCGCAGCGTTCCAACGCGCCAAGGGTGCCCTGGGCCGGGCCCAAGCCCTAGCCCGCCTGGGCCAATGGGGCGAAGCCAGCGATTTGGCCCGGGCTGCCATCAGCGACCTGGCCATCGTCCACCGGGAGTTTGGAGCCCTCCACGCCCGCTTTTCGGACCCCAACCTCCGGCGCCAGTGGCGGGATTGGGTGGAGCAAACGCTGCGGGAATCCCGCGAGCAAGGGATCGTGGTGATCATCGTAGATAAGCTCAAGCGCCGGCTGTCCGTTTACCGGGACGGCACGCTCCTCGCCAGCTTCCCCGCCGAGCTGGGAGCCAACGGCTTGCGTCCCAAGCAGCACGCCGGCGACCGCGCCACCCCCGAGGGTCGGTACAAGGTGGTGCAGAAAAAGCAAGGCGCAGCCACCAAGTACTACAAAGCACTGCTCATCAACTACCCCAACGACCAGGACCGCGCCCGCTTCCTGCAAGCGAGAAGCCAGGGTAAGATACCCTGGCGCGCCGGCATCGGCAGCCTCATCGAAATTCACGGTGACGGCGGCGAAGGGCGAGATTGGACCGACGGCTGCGTGGCCCTGCGCAACGCCGATATGGATAAAGTGTTCGCCTGGGCGCAAGTAGGCACACCGGTCACCATCGTGGGCACCTATGAGCACTGA
- a CDS encoding L,D-transpeptidase, producing MSTEPDLSTPESTPRKSFPLLLVLVPLVLLVLTVGGALVLARFGNPLTLMPLVTVTDPQLAQLSPNVLKSRAAKARTTLERVRPQGLYIVVDTYRNRLRLVEDGKVVREALCSTGTGIVLIDPRNKRKWVFDTPLGERIIERKQKNPVWMKPDWAFIEEGEEPPPPGSPDRVDPYSLGDYGLYMGDGYIIHGTLFKSLLGRRVTHGCIRLGDEDLEYLYHHVPIGTRVYLY from the coding sequence ATGAGCACTGAACCCGACCTTTCCACTCCCGAGAGCACACCCCGGAAATCCTTTCCGCTTCTTCTGGTGCTGGTGCCGCTGGTGCTGCTAGTGCTCACCGTGGGCGGCGCCCTGGTCTTGGCCCGCTTTGGCAACCCCTTGACGCTGATGCCCCTGGTCACCGTGACCGACCCACAACTGGCGCAACTTTCCCCGAACGTCTTGAAGTCCCGGGCCGCCAAGGCCAGAACCACGCTGGAGCGGGTGCGTCCCCAGGGGCTTTACATCGTGGTGGACACCTACCGCAACCGCTTGCGTCTGGTCGAGGACGGCAAGGTGGTGCGGGAGGCTTTGTGTTCCACCGGTACCGGCATCGTGCTCATTGATCCCCGTAACAAGCGAAAATGGGTGTTTGACACGCCCCTGGGCGAGCGGATCATCGAGCGAAAACAGAAAAACCCGGTGTGGATGAAGCCGGACTGGGCTTTCATTGAGGAAGGAGAAGAGCCGCCTCCCCCGGGTTCGCCCGACCGCGTGGACCCCTATTCCCTGGGGGATTACGGGCTTTACATGGGGGACGGCTACATCATCCATGGGACCCTGTTCAAGTCGCTTTTGGGCCGGCGGGTGACCCACGGCTGCATCCGGTTGGGAGACGAGGACCTTGAGTACCTTTACCACCACGTGCCGATTGGCACTCGCGTGTACCTTTACTAG
- the elbB gene encoding isoprenoid biosynthesis glyoxalase ElbB, with protein MGKVKVGVLLSGCGVYDGAEIHEAVITLLALDRAGAEIVAMAPNVDQLHVINHLTGDVVPGEKRNVLVEAARIARGNIRDLATVDPAELDALILPGGFGAAKNLCDFALKGADCQVHPEVARVVQGVHQQGKPIGAICIAPALIAKLLGQEHPKLTIGTDKDTAAALEKMGACHEACGVEGVVVDQKAKIVTTPAYMLARSIAEAATGIEKLVKEVLALCGR; from the coding sequence ATGGGCAAGGTAAAAGTGGGTGTCTTGCTTTCCGGCTGCGGTGTCTATGACGGTGCGGAAATCCACGAGGCGGTGATCACGCTTTTGGCCTTAGACCGGGCGGGGGCGGAAATCGTGGCCATGGCTCCCAACGTGGACCAGCTCCATGTCATCAACCACCTCACCGGTGACGTGGTCCCTGGGGAAAAGCGCAACGTGCTGGTGGAAGCGGCGCGCATTGCCCGCGGCAACATCCGCGACCTGGCCACGGTGGACCCCGCCGAGCTGGACGCTTTGATCCTCCCCGGGGGGTTCGGCGCCGCCAAAAACCTCTGCGACTTTGCCCTCAAAGGCGCCGACTGTCAGGTGCACCCGGAGGTGGCGCGGGTGGTGCAGGGCGTCCACCAGCAGGGCAAACCCATCGGCGCCATTTGCATTGCGCCGGCGCTCATTGCCAAGCTTCTGGGCCAGGAGCACCCCAAGCTCACCATCGGCACCGACAAGGACACCGCCGCGGCCTTGGAAAAGATGGGGGCCTGCCACGAAGCCTGCGGGGTGGAAGGCGTGGTGGTGGACCAAAAGGCCAAAATCGTGACCACGCCGGCCTACATGCTGGCCCGCTCCATTGCCGAAGCCGCCACCGGCATCGAAAAGCTGGTCAAAGAGGTTTTGGCCCTCTGCGGCCGGTAA